The genomic segment ACCTCTGTCTCCGGTGACCGGATATCCAATACCGTGCCTTCTCGCCGGGAAAACCAAGAACAACAAGCTGCATATAACTCCAACACCCATCGGAATGATATCCAAAACCTTCTTGGTTTCTTGCTCTGGCGCCGGATAAAAACAACTCACGGCGTTCTTGTCCCTTAAAGCCACCGCACCGAACACAAGAACCGACAGAACAGCGTGGATCCAGTCAACGATCCGCATACGGTATTTACTAAGATCAGGCAAACCCAAACCGTTGGGGTCAGGGTAGTCAAAAACCCACATACCCTTACGAGTAGCAAAACCGTAATACACGTTACCGTCTTCAGCTTTGACGCTGTCCGTGAAGGAGCTAAAGAAGCAAGAAATGGCAAGGAGCGTCAAGAGCCCTGTGGTTAAAATTCGGTTCGCGTGGTCGCACGAGCCGTTGGATGTGAAGACGGGTATAAGGAGCGTGAAAGCTAAGAGCGTTCCGGTGGGGAGGAGATTAGCTAAGTTTGCAGCTGACGTAAGGGTCTGTGACATGGCATTTTGAGATGTCGAACGTAGTCTCCTTAGCTTTGGAACAGACTCTGATCCCTCTTGTAAGCCATTTGGCTGCGAGCTAATTGGGTTTCTCTGCGTTagggaagatgatgaagacatttttttttcgttttttttttatttctctctgttTCGTTTCTTATCGGTAATGGAGAATTAATAGATGATTGTGATTAGGCCTAATTGTGATAGTA from the Camelina sativa cultivar DH55 chromosome 12, Cs, whole genome shotgun sequence genome contains:
- the LOC104731025 gene encoding uncharacterized protein LOC104731025; the protein is MSSSSSLTQRNPISSQPNGLQEGSESVPKLRRLRSTSQNAMSQTLTSAANLANLLPTGTLLAFTLLIPVFTSNGSCDHANRILTTGLLTLLAISCFFSSFTDSVKAEDGNVYYGFATRKGMWVFDYPDPNGLGLPDLSKYRMRIVDWIHAVLSVLVFGAVALRDKNAVSCFYPAPEQETKKVLDIIPMGVGVICSLLFLVFPARRHGIGYPVTGDRGRR